The genomic region CGGCACGAGTTCGCGGCTCAGTCTATGATCTTGACTGTCCGGTAAACCTGCGGGACCGCCCCTACGACCCTCCTGAGGAATAGAGTGCTTCAGTCCAGGGACCTGCTGTTTCTTGCCTCGACTCTCGAGGTGGGGGGCGGGGAAAAGGTCCTTGCCCAACTCCTTCGCGGGCTTCGCTCTCGTGGACTATCTCCCAAGATCCTGACCCTGAAAGAGCCCGGACCCATCGGGGAAGTTCTGCGGGGGGAAGGAACGGATCTGGTTTCCTGGGGCCTCCGGGACACGCGAAACCCGCTCATTCTGTTTCGCCTGCTTGCCCTGATCCGAAGGCTCTCTCCCCGCCTGATCTACATCCAGGATCACGATGACTGTATCTTCTGGGGGAGCCTTGCCGTTGCAATCAGCGGTTTTCGCCCCATTCTGATCCCGGTTCACAGTCCCAGTGAGGCGGGATACACCTCTTTCCGTCGCATGAGCCGCCCTCTTCTTGGTCTGGGCCAGTCAAAGGTACTCCTCGGCCCCTGGCATCAAATGACGCTCCGCTACGGAGACGGGATTCCTGAGTCCCGTGACTTCCTGATCGCCAACCCCTTGACGGATCCGGGGAAGGGAAAGAGAGAGATTCGAGGAGATCGGGACGAGTTGATTCTGGGCACTCTCTGCGCTTTTCGCGAGCAGAAGCGCCTGGATCGGATGCTGGAGCTCTTTCGCGAGTTTCGGCACTTGCAGAACTCCCGGCTCTCTCTCTACGGGGAGGGCCCTGAACTGGAAAGGACCCGGCACTACGCGCTTGAGTTGGGAATCAGCGAATGGGTAGATTTCAGAGGATCCACTAGGCAGGTGCGTAAAGCGATGGCCGGTCTAGACGTATTTCTGATGACCAGTGAAGCAGAAGCACAACCTCTGAGTCTGGTGGAAGCACTTGCAGAAGGAACACGCGTGGCAGCGGTGCCGAAGGGAGAAGTTCCCTCCATTTTGGATGGGGGACGCCGGGGACTGCTATTTACGGGGGACGATCCTGCTGATTGGGCCCGACAGCTTCATCATTGGCTCTCGGAGGATTGGACAGCAGAACATCGACAGCGGTGTTCTGAGGAGATCCTCCGCGAATTCTCGCCGGAACGTTTTCTGGATGAATACCATCAGTGCCTTCTCGGCCTGGGAGACAGTGGATGAGGATCCTGCAGGCAAACAAGTTTCTCTATCCCAAGGGTGGCGCAGAGGTGGTGTGCCTTGGCCTGAAAGACCTACTGGAAGAAGCAGGCCATGAGGTCGGCCTTTTCGGAATGCAGGATGAGCGGAACCTCTGTGATGAGCAGTCGAACTTTCCGTCGAAAGTGGATTACCATGAAGATCGCTCAACTCTTCAAATGGCTCGAGAAGCCCTGAGAACCATCTACGGCCTGGAGGCTCGCCGGGGACTGGAGCTCACGCTGGATCACTATCGCCCGCAGATTGCTCATCTCCACAACATCTACCATCAACTATCACCCTCGATCCTTCGCCCTCTGAAAGACCGTTCGATTCCGGTGATCCTCACTCTTCATGATTTCAAACTGCTTTGTCCGACTTATTCTTTTCTTCGTCAGGGGAAGATCTGTGAAGAGTGCCCGGGAAAAGCCAACCTTCCTCTTCTGGCTCATCGCTGCTGGGGAGAGAGTCTTCCGGCCAGTCTGGTTCTCTGGTTGGAGGATCGCCTGCATCGCTTCTTGCGCAGTTATGAAGAGGGAGTCAGTGTCTTTACTGCTCCCAGCCGATTCTACCGGGATCGAATGAAGGAGGGAAGGCTCAAGGGGCTGGATGTCCGCTACCTTCCCAATTTCCTCCCTTTTGGCGATCACATTCTCGACAGTCCATTTGTGGAACCTCCGAGGAAGGAGCTTCCCGAGCTCTTGTGGGTGGGGCGGATGAGTGAGGAGAAAGGGCTTCACACTCTTCTTCAGGCTCTGGCAAGAGAGCAACTTCCTCTTCGTTTGAGTTTGGCAGGAGATGGGCCCGCTGAGCCATCACTGAGGGAACTGTCCGCAGAACTGGGCTTGGGAGACCGGGTTCGCTTTCTTGGCAGAATTGGCAGGGAAGAGGTTCCCCAGAGGATTCTGGAGTCTGATGGAACCATCCTTCCCAGTGAGTGGTACGAAAATGCTCCGATCTCAGTGCTGGAATCCATGGCTCTGGGCCGTCCGGTTCTCGCAAGCAGGATTGGGGGTGTGCCGGAGATGGTGGTGGAGGGCAAGAGCGGTTGGCTCTTTGAGGCCGGGAATAAGGACTCTTTGCTGGAAACCCTTGGCCGCTGGTCAGCCGATCGGGAGGCCTCCATCGCAGTGGGGCGTTCGGCCTATGACATGGCACGAGAGAAGTATCACCCTCGGGTGGTCCTGAAAATGGTTCTGGAACTCTATCGCGAATTGGGATCATAATTCTTGCCCGGATCCGTTTCCCTGATTACCCTCAAGAAAAGGGAGAGTGAAATGAGAATTCTAACAGTTCTTGTGATCTTGCTGCTGGCCTTCTTGTCAGCCTGTACGCCAAAGGAAGTGGTGAACACTTCGGAAGAAGCCCCCGTTGTCGAAGAGATTAGCGCAGCTCCGGATACCCTGTCCTACGACTTTCTGAGTGAAGGGGATCGCTATGCAGGGGAAACTTCTGCCGAGGCTCAAGCAGATCTCCCGCCTCTGGCTCCGGTCTTTGAGCCAGTAGTGGAAGAACCCGAGCTTCCCGAGGAGACCGAGGAAACGGTGTCTATTGCCGATCCTCCCATGGAAATACAGGAAGAGATTAGCCCGGTAGCTGTGGAGGAAAAGACTGAGGAGCTCTTCTGGGTTCAACTCTTTGCCAGCAGTTCGAAAGAGAAGGCCCTTGCGATGGCTCGTTCTGCGGAATCAAAGCTGCAGGGACCTGTCCGGGTCTTTTTTCTGGATCCTCACTACAAGGTACTGACCGGTGGCTTTGCAGAAAAGGAAGAGGCGCTGAAGTTGAGAGCGGAGTTGGTGACCCGGGGATACCCCGATGCGTGGATCTTTCACCCCTGATCCGGTTCTCTTGACAGGCAGGGGCTTTTGTACTTAATCTATAGCATTAGCGGGAATAGCTCAGCGGTAGAGCTCTACCTTGCCAAGGTAGTTGTCGCGAGTTCAAATCTCGTTTCCCGCTCCTGGCCTCCTTCGGAGGTGGCGAATGGATTCGAGGCGGCATAGCCAAGGGGCTTAAGGCGACGGTCTGCAAAATCGTTATCCCCGGTTCGAATCCGGGTGCCGCCTCCCTATTTTCTGCCGGAGTGGCGGAACTGGTAGACGCAGGGGACTTAAAATCCCCTGGCCTTTGGCCGTGTCAGTTCAAGTCTGACCTCCGGCACTTATACTAGAATCCTGAATGAAGTGCCTGCGGAAGCGGGCATTTCCTTTTGCTAGTCATCAAGATGAGAGAGTACCATTCGGTACTTGCCTGCGCTGCTTCTCTTGATTTCCTCGACCCTCTCAATTTCAATTCGGATGCTGGAATCCAGACTATTCTGAATGGATTCGATCAGTTGGGCTTCCTCCATACCACTGGGTTTTCTGGAGGTCACGAGTCGCAGTGTCAGTCGCTCTCGCTCTTTCTGAACAACCTGATAGATCTCAATCCAGTCAATGGGCAGAAGAAGTTGATTGAAGAGGGTGCCGTGAAGGTAAGCTCCTTCGGGTGTCTGGATAAAATCCCTCATTCTCCCTTCTACGGAAGCCACACGGTCCAGTCCGCGCCCGCAAGCGCAGGGACTTTGATTCAAACTTGCCCGGTCGCCGAGTTCATAGCGGATGAAGGGCATGGCAAAGTTCAGCAGGTTGGTCGACACTACCTTGCCTGTCTCTCCCTCAGGCGAGGCCTGCTCATCAGAATCGAGAACCTCCAGAAGGTTCCCTTCCATGTTCAGGTGGTGACCCTGTTTCTCTTCACATTCAAAGGCAATCAGGCCGCCATCATTGCTTCCGTAGGTGTCAAAGACGGGGACTCCGCTTCCCTCCTCTATCTCTTTCCTCCACTGAGGAAGAAGGAGCTCACTGGTCGTAATGCAGGCCTTCAGGGGAAGCTTGTGCCCCCTCTCCTGTAGCCAGCGGGCGAAGAGTCGAAGATTGCTGGGGTACGCGTAAAGAAGAGAGAGGGGATTATTCTGCAGGATCGAGTGAAAGCGGGAAAACTCAAGATCGTTCAGGCGATAGGAGGGAAGTTGAATGGCGCCGTTAAGCCAAGTATAGCCTCTCTGACGGAAGTTTGAACGGCCGGGAACCAGGGCTCCACCGGATAGCATGGCCCAGCGATCACCCGGGCGAAACCCGGCAAGTGACCAGGCCCGCCAGATGGAGGCCCATTGGTGCCCGTGGCTGAGTCGATCCAGAAAAAAATGAAGGGAGACTCCCGTGGAGCCACTGGTGGCTTTGGGCCGTGCCTGCCAGTCAGGGAAGTTCTCCGCAAGCATGCCCTTGCCTTCCTCTCGAATGATCTCCTTGGTGAGGATGGGTAGGCGGTGAAGGTCTTCTGGCGACTGGAAATCCCGCAGATGGAGTCCTCTCTCCCGAAAGATCCGTCTGTAGTAGGGGACTTGGGCGGTGGCATGGGAGAGCAATTTCAGAAACGCTGACCATTGGTCCTGTCGCAGCTCTGCGGGGCTCTTCCATTGACTCTCCATCAACTCCGGCCAGAGCTCCAGAGAGTCGGTTTTTCTGAAATGATCCACCCAGCGGACTCCCAAGAGTCCGGGGGTCCAGTAGGGGAATCTCAAGGCCCACCTCCTCTCGCAATGTAGCCGCGCCCGGGAAGGCTGGCAACGGCTTTCCACGGAGGCTTGCCTCTTCATGACAGCTTCCGCCAAGCTCGCAGCTTACTTTGGCAGTATCATGACACATTGGCAGTGCTCTAGGGAGCCTCCTCTGGGGCTGCGCAGGGCTGGCTCTGTAACTGACGATAAACCAGTGCCTTAGAAGCCCTCGCTATTTCCGGAAGTCTGGCATGAATCTTCTAATGGAACGAAGGAACTGAATCCAAGGAGAAAATCAGATGGCTAAGATCATTGGAATTGACTTGGGAACCACCAACTCCTGCGTCTCGGTGATTGAGGGTGGAGAGCCCAAGATCATCCCGAACAGTGAGGGGAATCGTACTACGCCAAGTGTTGTCGCCATGAGTGCTGAGGGAGATCGCCTTGTGGGACAGTTGGCAAAGCGTCAGGCTGTCACGAACCCCACGAATACCGTCTACTCGGTGAAGCGCTTTATGGGCCGGAAGTACAGCGAAGTTGCCCAGGAAATCAAGGAAGTTCCCTATGAGGTCCTCAAGGGCACAAACGGGGACGTCCAGATCAAGCTGGAAGGCGAAGAGACCAGTCCTCCGGAAATCAGTGCCCAGATTTTACGCCGCCTGAAAGAAACCGCGGAAGAGTACTTGGGAGAAACGGTGACGGAAGCGGTGATCACGGTCCCTGCCTACTTCAATGACCGACAGCGTCAGGCGACCAAGGATGCGGGCAAGATCGCAGGACTCGATGTAAAGCGAATCATCAACGAGCCTACCGCAGCGAGCCTCGCCTACGGTCTTGAAAAAGTGGGAGATCGTACAATTGCGGTCTTCGACCTTGGAGGGGGAACCTTTGACATCTCAATTCTGGAACTCGGAGATGGCGTCTTTGAAGTCAAGTCCACGAATGGCGATACCCACCTCGGCGGCGATGACTTTGATCAGGTTCTGATTGAATGGCTGAATGAGGAGTTCCGCAAGCAGGAGGGCATTGATCTTTCCGCTGACCCCATGGCACTTCAGCGACTGAAGGAGGCCGCTGAGCAGGCAAAGAGGGAACTCTCCACCCGAACCCAGACAGACATCAATCTCCCCTTTGTCACGGCGGATGCCACAGGACCCAAGCACCTGAATGTGAGTTTGAGTCGCGCGCAGTTTGAGAGCCTGGTTTCTGACCTTGTCCTTCGCACCCAGAATCCCTGCAAGCAGGCTATCAAGGATGCCGGCGTCAGCCCCTCCGATATCGATGAGGTTGTTCTGGTGGGAGGATCTACCCGAATCCCTGCGATTCAGAACAAGGTCAAGGAAATCTTCGGCAAGGAACCCAGTCGCAATGTAAATCCGGATGAGGTGGTCTCTCTGGGTGCCGCAATCCAGGGAGGAATTCTGGCGGGAGACGTGAAGGATGTCATCCTGCTCGATGTTACTCCTCTCAGTCTCGGGATCGAAACGCTCGGCAGCGTGATGACCCGCCTGATTGACCGGAATACGACGATTCCCGGACGCAAGAGCCAGATCTTCTCCACGGCCGCGGACAACCAGGACACGGTGGACATCCATGTCCTTCAGGGTGAGCGGGAGATGGCCTCGGACAACAAGTCGATTGGCCGCTTTCAGTTGGCCGGGATTCCTGCGGCTCCTCGCGGCATTCCCCAGATTGAGGTGACCTTTGACATTGATGCAAATGGCATCCTCTCCGTCAGTGCCAAGGACAAGGCGACCGGCAAGGAGCAGAGCATCAAGATTCAGGCTTCCAGCGGGATTGATGATTCTGAAATCGATCGCATGGTTCAGGATGCGGAAAGCCATGCCGATGAAGATCGGGCCAAGAGGGAACTCATCGATGCGAAAAACAACGCGGAAGCCCTTGCCTATCAGACAGAGAAGCAGCTGGAGGAGAACAAGGACAAGGTGGATGAGTCCATGAAGGCAACGATGGAAGGCCTGGTCTCCGACTTGAAATCAGCAGCAGCGGGAGAGGATAAGGAGGCAATTGATCAGGCAAGCGAAGCCTTGAACAAGGAACTCCATGCCTTCTCCCAAAAACTCTATGAGGAAGCCAGTAAGGAAGCCTCGACGGAGGAAGAGTCTGCGGAGGCTCCTCCTTCTTCCAGGGAGGAGGCAAGCACTGGCGAGGGAGAGGCCGTGGACGCCGACTTCGAGGTAGTGGACGAGAAATAGCGAGGATTCCCTCCCTGGCAGGAGGAATATCTTTCTCACATTGGCTGGATTCTCAACAATGCCATAGGTTTAGCGCCCGGAGCCTGGCTCCGGGCATTTCTTTGTGTCCGTTCTGTAGGTCTTGCATTATCAAGGCAATACGCACGTATCATGAAGTGGTTTCGTGGAGCGTGGCAGCCCTCTCTGCCCTTTGGCAATATCCTTGCAAACCCTGAGGCAGGATGCGTTGCAAGGAGGAACCGGATGGCCCGCGCCCAGAAAAAGTCTCTTGACCCCGGGAAGAAGTCTCTGGCAGCGGAGCGCTTTGAGCGCAAGCTCAAGGAGAGAATCGTAGGGCAGGATCGGGCGATCTCGAGAATTGCCAGACTGTATCAGGTCTACCTTGCAGGGCTCTATCCCCCGGACAGGCCCATTGGCAACTTTCTCTTTCTGGGTCCTACCGGTAGTGGAAAGACACGAATCATTGAAGCGGCCAGTGAGATCCTGTTCGGCACTTCCAATGCTGTTCTGAAGATTGACTGTGCGGAGTATGCCCACAGTCATGAGATCAGCCGCCTGATTGGCTCCCCTCCCGGATATCTTGGTCATCGGGAAACCACTCCCTATTTTTCTCAAGGCAACCTGGAGCGTTACCGCACTCCGGAGCTCGACCTCACCTTTCTGCTCTTTGATGAAATTGAAAAGGCTTCTGACACACTTTGGAGTCTTTTGTTGGGAATCCTCGACAAGGGAAGACTGACGCTCGGTGATAATACGGAAGTGGACATGACGCGCACGGTGATCTTCATGACCGGGAACATTGGCGCCGGGAATATCGAGAAGATGATTGAAGGGGGGATCGGTTTCACCGAGACCTATCGTGGCGGCTCACCGGAACAGTTGGACCAGCGTGTCTACACAACGGTGATGGAAGCAGCTCGCAGGAAGTTCAGCCCTGAGTTTCTCAACCGGATTGACAATACGGTAGTGTTCAGGAATCTGACGGAAGACCATGTCCGCAGAATCCTGGACATCGAACTTGATTCACTGCGGAGACGGATCATGCAAGCGGCTGGTGATGTCAAGTTCTCCTTTGACGTCAGTGCACGGGTCAAGGATCTCCTCATTGAAGAGGGCTACGACCAACGCTATGGAGCCCGCCATCTGAAGAGGGCCATTGAGCGCTTTCTCGTCTATCCCATGGCGAATCTGGTTTCCACTGGACAGGTTCGCTACGGCGACCACCTCCTTCTGAACATTCGCAAGAAGGATGGAATGGTGGAGTTCCACAAGGAAAGCTCTCCCGAACTTCGGGTTGTGGGGGAGTCCGTGCAGGCTCCTTCCTGATCCCGTCTTGACAAGCGCCCTTCTCTTGTCTATATCCATTCACATCAGGGCGATTAGCTCAGTTGGCTAGAGCGCTTGCTCGACACGCAAGAGGTCACTGGTTCAAGTCCAGTATCGCCCACCCGGCCGGGAATCCCGGCCTTTTTTTATGGTGCATTCTTTCCCGAAATGGGTAGATTCATCGCATCCCTGTGAAGAAGAGGAATTCGTGATGCAGATTGAACTCCGGCTTCCCGATGGAAGCGTTCTTGAGAAGGAAGCTCCTCTCCCTGTTGATGAGGCGATTGCATCGATCAGTGAGGGTCTCTTGAGGCAGGCCGTCGCCATCAGTCTGGATGGCAGGATTCTGGATCGCCATTCCATGATCAGGGAAGGGGGTGAGTTCCGGGTTCTTACGAACAGGAACGAAGAGAGCCTCGCCGTATTACGCCACAGTGCCGCCCACCTCATGGCCTGTGCGATTCAGGAACTCTATCCCGGCGTTCAATTCGCTTTCGGGCCCGATGTAGAAAACGGCTTCTACTACGACATCCTTCTTGATCGCACCCTGGTGCCGGATGACCTCGGCGAAATTGAAAAACGGATGAAGGCCCTTGCGAAACAGAAGATTCCCTTCGTCAAGTCACTTCGTTCTCGAGAGGAAGCCCGTGAGTTCTTTCAGGGCGACAATCAGCCATTCAAGGTCGAACACGTTTCGGATCTTCCCGAAGACGCGGAGATCTCCTTCTATGAGATCGGTTCCTTCACCGACCTCTGTGAAGGTCCGCACATTCCCGACACTTCTTTACTGAAGGCCTTCCGTTTGCAGAGTATTGCAGGCGCCTACTGGAAGGGGGACGAGTCAAGGGAACAGCTTCAGAGGATCTACGGCACCTGTTGGTTTAAGGCCAGTGACCTCGAGGAACACTTGAAGCGACTGGAAGAAGCAGAGCGGAGAGACCACCGCCGCCTTGGTCCTCAACTGGGGCTTTACGGCATCGTGGAAGAAGCGGGAGGTGGACTTCCCTTCTGGTTCCCCAAGGGAACCGTTCTTCGGGAGCAAATCGAGAACTTCTGGAAAGAGGAACACCGCTCCCGAGGCTACCAGATGGTCATGACCCCGCACATTTTTAAGGGAGACCTCTGGCGAACCAGTGGTCACCTCGATTTCTATGCCGAGAACATGTACACCTTTGAGCAGGATGAACAGACCTACGTTCTCAAACCGATGAATTGCCCGGGCCACATTCTGGTTTTCCAGAATGACCTGAAGAGCTACCGCGATCTTCCGCTTCGTCTTGCC from Candidatus Krumholzibacteriia bacterium harbors:
- a CDS encoding glycosyltransferase, with translation MLQSRDLLFLASTLEVGGGEKVLAQLLRGLRSRGLSPKILTLKEPGPIGEVLRGEGTDLVSWGLRDTRNPLILFRLLALIRRLSPRLIYIQDHDDCIFWGSLAVAISGFRPILIPVHSPSEAGYTSFRRMSRPLLGLGQSKVLLGPWHQMTLRYGDGIPESRDFLIANPLTDPGKGKREIRGDRDELILGTLCAFREQKRLDRMLELFREFRHLQNSRLSLYGEGPELERTRHYALELGISEWVDFRGSTRQVRKAMAGLDVFLMTSEAEAQPLSLVEALAEGTRVAAVPKGEVPSILDGGRRGLLFTGDDPADWARQLHHWLSEDWTAEHRQRCSEEILREFSPERFLDEYHQCLLGLGDSG
- the thrS gene encoding threonine--tRNA ligase: MQIELRLPDGSVLEKEAPLPVDEAIASISEGLLRQAVAISLDGRILDRHSMIREGGEFRVLTNRNEESLAVLRHSAAHLMACAIQELYPGVQFAFGPDVENGFYYDILLDRTLVPDDLGEIEKRMKALAKQKIPFVKSLRSREEAREFFQGDNQPFKVEHVSDLPEDAEISFYEIGSFTDLCEGPHIPDTSLLKAFRLQSIAGAYWKGDESREQLQRIYGTCWFKASDLEEHLKRLEEAERRDHRRLGPQLGLYGIVEEAGGGLPFWFPKGTVLREQIENFWKEEHRSRGYQMVMTPHIFKGDLWRTSGHLDFYAENMYTFEQDEQTYVLKPMNCPGHILVFQNDLKSYRDLPLRLAELGTVYRYERSGTLHGLMRVRGFTQDDAHIFCRPEDLLSEVSELIRFSRDLQRAFGFEEFRAELSVRDSGNKEKYIGTDEEWEAAEASLLQATEEVGLEVTRMEGEAVFYGPKIDMKLRDALGRSWQTTTIQFDFNLPRRFNVQYVGEDGQHHSPYIIHRALLGSLERFIAILTEHYGGEFPLWMAPVQAKILPLSEHFLDYGKQVTDALLAAGIRAELDTRDEKLGYKIRMAELQKIPYMLILGSREMEEGNLTVRSKKEGDLGSFSLQDFTARALDEIREKA
- the dnaK gene encoding molecular chaperone DnaK, with product MAKIIGIDLGTTNSCVSVIEGGEPKIIPNSEGNRTTPSVVAMSAEGDRLVGQLAKRQAVTNPTNTVYSVKRFMGRKYSEVAQEIKEVPYEVLKGTNGDVQIKLEGEETSPPEISAQILRRLKETAEEYLGETVTEAVITVPAYFNDRQRQATKDAGKIAGLDVKRIINEPTAASLAYGLEKVGDRTIAVFDLGGGTFDISILELGDGVFEVKSTNGDTHLGGDDFDQVLIEWLNEEFRKQEGIDLSADPMALQRLKEAAEQAKRELSTRTQTDINLPFVTADATGPKHLNVSLSRAQFESLVSDLVLRTQNPCKQAIKDAGVSPSDIDEVVLVGGSTRIPAIQNKVKEIFGKEPSRNVNPDEVVSLGAAIQGGILAGDVKDVILLDVTPLSLGIETLGSVMTRLIDRNTTIPGRKSQIFSTAADNQDTVDIHVLQGEREMASDNKSIGRFQLAGIPAAPRGIPQIEVTFDIDANGILSVSAKDKATGKEQSIKIQASSGIDDSEIDRMVQDAESHADEDRAKRELIDAKNNAEALAYQTEKQLEENKDKVDESMKATMEGLVSDLKSAAAGEDKEAIDQASEALNKELHAFSQKLYEEASKEASTEEESAEAPPSSREEASTGEGEAVDADFEVVDEK
- a CDS encoding AAA family ATPase yields the protein MARAQKKSLDPGKKSLAAERFERKLKERIVGQDRAISRIARLYQVYLAGLYPPDRPIGNFLFLGPTGSGKTRIIEAASEILFGTSNAVLKIDCAEYAHSHEISRLIGSPPGYLGHRETTPYFSQGNLERYRTPELDLTFLLFDEIEKASDTLWSLLLGILDKGRLTLGDNTEVDMTRTVIFMTGNIGAGNIEKMIEGGIGFTETYRGGSPEQLDQRVYTTVMEAARRKFSPEFLNRIDNTVVFRNLTEDHVRRILDIELDSLRRRIMQAAGDVKFSFDVSARVKDLLIEEGYDQRYGARHLKRAIERFLVYPMANLVSTGQVRYGDHLLLNIRKKDGMVEFHKESSPELRVVGESVQAPS
- a CDS encoding glycosyltransferase family 4 protein, whose protein sequence is MRILQANKFLYPKGGAEVVCLGLKDLLEEAGHEVGLFGMQDERNLCDEQSNFPSKVDYHEDRSTLQMAREALRTIYGLEARRGLELTLDHYRPQIAHLHNIYHQLSPSILRPLKDRSIPVILTLHDFKLLCPTYSFLRQGKICEECPGKANLPLLAHRCWGESLPASLVLWLEDRLHRFLRSYEEGVSVFTAPSRFYRDRMKEGRLKGLDVRYLPNFLPFGDHILDSPFVEPPRKELPELLWVGRMSEEKGLHTLLQALAREQLPLRLSLAGDGPAEPSLRELSAELGLGDRVRFLGRIGREEVPQRILESDGTILPSEWYENAPISVLESMALGRPVLASRIGGVPEMVVEGKSGWLFEAGNKDSLLETLGRWSADREASIAVGRSAYDMAREKYHPRVVLKMVLELYRELGS
- a CDS encoding SPOR domain-containing protein; protein product: MRILTVLVILLLAFLSACTPKEVVNTSEEAPVVEEISAAPDTLSYDFLSEGDRYAGETSAEAQADLPPLAPVFEPVVEEPELPEETEETVSIADPPMEIQEEISPVAVEEKTEELFWVQLFASSSKEKALAMARSAESKLQGPVRVFFLDPHYKVLTGGFAEKEEALKLRAELVTRGYPDAWIFHP